GCCTTGTTGCATAACCGCGCTACGGCTGACATGTTGTGAGAGACGAAGATTACCGTCCTCCCCTTCTCCCCGATGTCATGCATTTTGTTCATACACTTCTGCTGGAACTGCGAGTCCCCGACAGCCAGCACTTCATCCACAATTAAAATTTCGGGGTCCAGATGCGCGCCGACGGCAAACGCGAGACGAACATACATCCCGCTGGAATAGCGCTTTACCGGGGTATCAATATACTTGTCGATCCCAGAAAACTCGACAATTTCATCAAACTTCCTGTCAATCTCCGCCTTCTTCATCCCGAGAATAATACCGCTCAGATAAATATTGTCACGCCCCGTCAATTCAGGATGGAACCCTGTCCCGACCTCAAGCAATGTCCCGACCCTTCCAAACATTTGCGCACGACCGCTCGTTGGTTCAGTGATTCGTGATAGAAGCTTCAGAAGAGTACTTTTCCCCGCTCCGTTTCGCCCGATAATCCCGACGACATCTCCAGCCTCCACCTCAAAGGACACATCACGGATCGGCCACACTTCTTCCCGTCTCGATGACGAAGCCGTAGGGGCGCCCTTCATTCGTAGCATCCGCTGAACCCCTTGCGTAAATCGTTCAGCGAGACCCGACTCCCCCCGGCTTTTCCCGATCTGAATTTCATACTTCTTAGAGAGCTGCTCTACCCTGATCGCAACATTGCCCATGATGTCTTCATCCTCACTACATGCCGAGACTTAACTATTAGTCACATCCTAGCCTTGAGGCCTGATTTTGAGTAGCTAAATCACATCGGCGAACGTATTGGCCATTCGATTGAAATATGCCATCCCTAGAAGAAGCGACACTGAAATGGTCACGACATTCACCGCAAGAAACATTGGATCCGGTGCAGGGGTTCCTAATAGTGCCCACCTAAATCCGCCGATCACACCGACCATCGGATTGAGATTGTAGAACGCCACCCATCCCTGAGGAACCATGCTGGCTGAGTATGCAACAGGGGATCCGAACATCCAGACCTGGGTTAAAAGCGGAATCAACGCCGCAACATCACGATATTTCACAAAAAACGCTGACAACCATAAACTCACCGATAGTGACGCCAAGACCGTCAGCGCCAGGAACAACGGAACCGTTACCAGCTTCCATGTTGGCAGCACTCCAAACCATAACATCATGGCAACCAGCAGCAGGAAGGCGATCGCAAAATCAAGGAGGCCACCCAAGGTCGCTGAGAGAGGAATGATCAGCCGAGGAAAGTATATTTTCGTAATCAGATTTGACTCCGCCACAACACTAAACCCACTCCGATCGAGGCTCTTGGCGAAATAGGTCCACGGCACCAATGCCGCATACGCAAATAATGGGTAAGGGATTCCATCGGATGGCAGTTGTGCAATTTTACTGAATACAACCGTAAACACCAGCATCATGAACAATGGTTGAACCACTGCCCAGGCCAACCCCATGACAGTCTGCGAGTACCTCGCTTTAAGATCCCGCCAAGCCAAGAAATAAAGCAATTCACGGTAATCCCAAAACGACCTCAACTTCAGGTCAAACCAACTCTTGTTTGGCTCGATGACAACAAGGGATGAGCTATGTCTCACGGCATACACCTCACTGGTTACGCACTATGGGTTGGAGCCAGCTCACAGAACACTTGAGCCGATACGTGGGAAATGGCATCGCTACAGCGCAAATACGCTGCTGCAATCTCTATTTGATATCAACCTAACTTTCAACGGACGGAACCCAGACTTCCTGACACCGCAGCGTCATTCATGAATCGCAACGGGAGACTGCGAAGAATAAGTTACACTACGTATTTCTCTATGGGAAACAACGATGTCTCGGATAGATCCAAAATTGAAATCCGCAAGAAGCTGGCTCAATCGCGCCTGGGTCTTACCGAGATTCAAATAGTGCCGGATCTGTGATAGCCACGGTCCGTCCATACGAGGCTGATGAGGATCAATCTCCCAGGGATGGAGATACATAATCAGAGTTCTTCCCTGACTTTCGAGTCGACGGAGTAGGGCCCTGGACACTGCGTAAGGGAACAACCTAAAGTATCCCCCTCCCGCCACAGGAATCTGAAATCCAAGTGCCTTATAGGTTGAGGGGGGAACCTCCCAGATTGCACCTGCCGGAGTGTAGATTTGAAACATTTCCGCAGGAAGCGTCCCCTTTTCCGTCCGATGAAATCGATCATAAACACTGGAATCGTACTGATATCCTTCTTCAACTAAAATCGAGAGCGCCCACTCGGTCTCAGAGGTTATAGAAAAGCTGGGAGCTCGATACCCCACGACTGAATTTCCAGTCAGATCTTCCAGAATATTTTTGGCCATTCGCACATCTTGACGAAACTGCTCCGGAGACTGGGCAGTTACTAGTTCGTGGCCATATCCATGGGATGCCACCTCATGCCCCTGGGCCGCCAGCGACTTGACCAACTCTGGATGTCGCTCCGCGACCCATCCCAGAATGAAAAACGTGGCTTTCATTCCATGCTTGGCCAGCAGCTCAGCCAACAACTGCGTATTTCGCTCGACCCGGCTCTCGTACCGATCCCACTCTTGTCTCCTCGCATCTGACCAGAAGGCCGAAACCTGAAAGTGCTCCTCGACGTCAAAGGAGAGACAGTGAATAGGCTTCTCCACTAGCATGCTCATCGAGCGCCTTCTCCTCGCAGAATGACCCGTATTGTCTCAATCAGAATGCGAAGGTCTAGTCGCAAAGAGAGATACTTTACATAATAGAGATCATACTGCAGCTTCACGTGGGAATCTTCCGCCGAGGCTCCATACCGAAACTGAGTTTGAGCCCATCCGGTAATTCCAGGTCGAACAACGTGGCGGAGGTCATAAAACGGGATGACCGACCGCAATTCTTGAACGAAGACTGGTCGCTCAGGACGTGGCCCCACCAGACTCATTTCCCCGTGAATCACATTAATGAGCTGCGGCAATTCATCGAGTCGCCACTTCCTCAAATACCACCCGACCCGTGAGATCCTGGGATCCCGCTCCGAGGTCCACCTGGCACCCGCTTTTTCTGCATCCGTAAACATGGAGCGAAACTTCCAGATCATATACGGCTGCGCCCGAAGTCCGACCCGAACTTGCCGGTAGAAGATCGGCCCAGGAGAATCCAGCTTAATGAAGAGCCCAATCACGGCCAAGAGAGGGAGGATAACCACCAGACCTACCACTGCAATCAGCAGATCCATTGATCGCTTGATTGTTCGGACAACGATACCTCGCTTAAACTCCCTGGAGAAAATAATTGCGCTGGGTTTCAAGTCATCAATTGAAAGCCGCCCAGACTCTTCTTCATACAAATGATTTCCATCCCAGATATCGACCCCCATTCCCTTCAAATCAAGCAAGACCTGGACGGGAAGCACGGCCCGGCGATCCTCCAAACACACCGCAATGGTATCCACTCGATCGCGCTCAACAACTGAAAGAAGTTGGTCCATCGTCCCGAGAATCTTCACACCTGACAATTCTGTCCCAACTTGCGCGCTTTCCTTGGAGAGAAAGCCTATGACATCGGTAAACACTCTGCTCCTCGAAACAAGCACCGAGCACAGATTATTGGCGAGCGACCCAATCCCTAAAATCAGGATTCGCCTCCGCGCTCCCGGCACCCTAAAGATCGCCTTAGGCGCATGATCAACGGGCAAGATCACCAGTTTCTCCGCGCGTGATCTATCTGAGTTGGGCACGGTGAGGTTCATAGATCTTATTGCCATAGCTATAGTATGAATACGGTGAATCTTGCTCTTCCACTCCGTTCAAGATCACTCCCAGAGCCCGCTCTTGCCCCACCATTTTCAAAGCACTCATGACGGCGTCCCGAGGAGTCGTGCGGGCTCGAATCACGTGCGCCACGACATCTGCCATTCTCACAATTAAGAGAGACTCCGCAACTGGCAGTAACGGTGGGGCATCAAGCACAATACATTCAAACTTTTCACGCAAACTATTAATGAGCTTGGACAACCGATCCACGTGAGTGAGTGCCGCGATTCCAGATTGGATAATGCCTGCGGGAAGGATCCAGACCCCTAGCTGTTCATGATACTCAAGGCATTCTTCAAATTGTTTTTCCCCAAGCAATACTTCACTTAACCCCACGCTCAATTCCATCCCGGCGTAGGCATGAACCATCGGACGTTTCAAATCGCAGTCCACCAACACCGTCTTCTTATTCAAATCTCTGGCAAAAACATGGGCGAGATTGAGGGCCGTAGATGTCTTTCCCTCTCCCATCAACGCACTCGACATAACGATCACTGTGCTTTCCTGCTGGCCTGCCATCAATCCAATTCTCGTTGCAGCAACTCGATACTGTTCCGCGACCACAGACCTTGGATACCACATCGCAACAAGTTCCGGGCCTACCGATACCTGTCCACGCCCCACGGAGGATCCTCCGTTTGCAACGAGCAATCCTTCTTTTCGAAACCCTGGGAGCGCCAGCAAACGGTCCTTGCGCCGAGCTGTTTCCGCCGTCAGCTTTGCCCCCCCTGGCCAAGCCGACTGAAAGTGGGAGATTGTCGCAAAGACTGGCACTCCCAGTGTGACTTCGATTTCTTCGGCTGAGACAAAACCTCGTCGCAACATCTCAATCCCGAATGCGCTCCCAAACCCGAGCGCACATCCCACGGCCAACCCGCCGAACATGACAATAATCAGATTGGGCTTTTCCGGCCATGACGGCAGCCCTGCAGGCTCGATGATTCGCATTTGAGTCCCTTGATGTTTCTGCTCAAGGTTCCCCGCCATACCGACCGCCAACTTTTTCTCAAGCAAGGATTGGTAGTTCTTCTGGAGGTTTTCATAGTCGCGCTGAATTGACATCAGCTCTTGCTGATGCACGGTGGTGCCTTGAATTCTTGATTCATACTTTCTGATATCTTCAGCGATACGAGCCTGGCGACGGTGAACCAGATCTACCTCTCGCACTATATCTTCCCGCTGCTTTATCAATTCCGATTTGTACGGGTCAATCTGTTTCCGTTTTACTCTTTTCGGTCCATCTGGCTCAGACGATTCAGGCTCAATATACAGTGCGACATACTCATCGGTAGTCATTGCTTGCAGTTGACTCAGCTCATTCTTTACACGAGCGACATCGGGGTACGTTTCCTTGTACATTGACCGAAATCCAGCCAATGTCCGCTCAAGCTCACGAATCTTCACCAGCCTGGGATCTTTTTCTGCGCGCTTGGGGCTCACGTCACTAGAAGGATCCTCGTATTCCCTAAGTGCTTTATCCACAGACTCGAGACGAAGACTTAACGTCTTTTCCATCTCCTGTTGCGCCGAGACTTCACCTTCCAACCGATCGATCGCCCGCATGTTTGAGTCCATTTGCTCGGGCAACTGACCGAGATGGGACTGCTTAAAATGCGCGATGGCCAGCTCTTTGGACTCCAACTGGCCTTTTAAAGAATCCATTTCATGCTGAAGAAATTCGGTTGAACTTTCAGCAATTGCATTTCGAGATTTTGTATTTTCTTGGACAAAGAGATCTGCCAATCTCGCAGTCACGGCTTTGGCAATCGTAGGCTCTGCATCAGCAAAGGAGACTTTCAGCAATCCACCCACCTGAGGCTCTATTGTAACTAAACTACGAAGGCGTGAGGCGACACTATTGTCAAGGGCAGGAGCGGCGTTATTTTTATCATAACCATACAGATGGAATTCCTCAGCTACCTGAGTCAGCAATTCCCGTTTATAGAGAACCTCTCTCAATGCATCAATACGTGTCCCCATCGCGACGTCGGGTCGCTGTGTATCGCCACCCGATTCGGGAGCATCAACACCTTTGACACCCCGCACCTTCTGCTCTTGAAAATAGAGAAGGGTGCTCGATCGATAGCTCTTGGGCAACCAATAGCACACCAACGCAGCCACGCAGACACACACCACGATTGGAATGACAATCAGCCACTTATGATTTTTTATCGCCCTAAAGTATTCTTCGGGAGTACTTAATCCAGTAAACAATTCCCTACTCCTTCTTTAATACGCCCGATCCGACGGAACCACTACCTGCTCCCGTGCCTGCTGGAGTGATCGCGCTCTCTCCTGTTTCTTGGGATGCGAAACTTCCCATTCCACCCATCCTAAAGAACGACTGGCTCGTAAAAGCGTAAGAGAGGGACAACATCACCATCTTTTTCGAAAAAGCATACTCACTCTGAGCTACAGCAGACTGTGCAAATGAGTTTGAAAAATGCAACCAATTATAGGTGAGGTTTACCAATACCGGCCCCAAGAGATAGCTAGCCCCAGCTGTTGCTCCAAGAGTATCAAAGCTGGAAATACTCGAATTTCCATGTGAGTAGTTCATTCCGGCCTGACCAGTAAGCTTCGAAGTGATTCCCATGTTTGCATTGACACCGACAACGTGCGTCTTCATTGGCCCTGCATTAAGGGCATAACTTGGAAAGATGCTGAAATTATAGCTCAGCGATGTCGTGAAGGCTCCTGGTGCAATGACCCCTCCCGGAGCCAGGCTGCCAGGCACCCTGGGCAAATTATCAAACGGTCCCGGCGCCGCCCCCGCTTCCCGCAGCCCTTCAGAAAATGAACTGTACGTCATTGTGATCGTCCCAGTCGGGGCAAAGGTTGACTTGATTGATTGGCCTGGCACGGTTGACTCAATGGGGAGGGTAAAAATTCCGCCCCCACCAAGAGACGTACTCAATTGCTTTGTCCAGAGCTTTGCCCAGTTCGCCGTCCCCGAAATGGTCGTAAAGGAACCCGACCCGCCGCCTGAGGCACCCCCTTGAATATAGTGAGACATGGTCGCGGTAGTCCCCACCGTGTCTGTCGGAGATATCTTCGTTGTCAGAGCGGTCATCGTTGTGTGCCCATCTGTATCGAACAGCTGGTTATTGATACCGCCTGATTGATTCCCGAAGGTTAACTTTGTATAGCTATAACTAGCCGTGAGTACTGTATTCCGTGTGAGATCATATCCACCAGTAACCCCAAAATTCATATTGTGCATCGACACACGGTTTGTGACGAGCCCTGTATCGATCGGAGAGCTAATACCGGTTGAACCGTAGCCAGTTCCGAACGCCCCGCCAGTCGTTGCTCCGAAACCACTTAATGATGGCGTAAACTGATAGGTTCCTCGAACGGACAATGCCGAGATACGCTGTGAAAAACTATTGGCCCATCGCTTCAAGTCCAACTGGCCAGCAACATTGATACCCGTGTAGTCGAGGCTGGGATTATTCACATACTTCGTGATATTAGCACCCACAGAAAAACTGCCATTTACGCGCGGACCTGCGTGAGCGAGATTGATCTGAGGTCTCACTGTGGTCATAAAATCTTCTGCTTTAAAACCAGGACCCAATAATGTTTTCGGCGTGTAGAATACATTTGAATCATAGGTCTCCGAAACCGACAGCGTTGGGATGATGATCGTTTGGGCCAACACCGACGCCCCTGCCGTCCAACCTACAGCTAATACTGTAATGAAAACAGCTTTTACGGCTCGCAGGCCAGCATTACGGTACAACAATGACGTCACCAGCCTTCAGAATGAAATTGGCCTCCAAATTCTTCCCTTGCACAATGTCAAGATAAGGCACAGGAATCATGACCTGTTTGGTCTCACCTTGCGCATTCTTCACCATGCGAAGCACATGAACATTATTACGAGAAGCAAATGTCGTAAACCCTCCAGCATATGAGATCCCCTGAACTACACTTGTGAACGACTTAAGCGGAATTTTCCCGGGCTTCCCGACTTCACCGACCGCAAAAATATGGTAGCTATTGATCTCTTTCACTTGGACAGATACCGTCGGAGTGGACATGAACTCAGCCAGGGCATCTGCCACATGCTTGGAAAGAACCTGAGCCGATAAACCTGCAGCCATGACATCTCCGATAAGAGGCAAAGATATCTTTCCATCAGGCCTAACAATTACCTCTTTTGACAATTCCTGATTACGCCAGACAGTGACAAGTAAAACATCCTCCGGCCCAATGAGAAACTCGGTGGGGGGAAGAGACATTCCCGGATACTGAACATTCTGCTGAAAACAACCCTCTGTCACCACGACGGTAATAATCAGTACCCCAGCAACGGTAAGGGTTTTCACCCACTCCCATATCTGAACGATCATCGGCTTCTTACCTCTCCCAATATCTCACCTTTAGGCCACACCTCTGCTCTCCGCGTTTTGAAAAAACTGAGCTCAGAGGCAACCGAAATATACATATAGAGGCTTACCGACTTGGCAATACCACCATCGTCTCTGATGGCACAACAATCTGGTCGCCAGGCTTTAGCTCCATGTTCTGAATCGAACCATCACGAACGACAATATCGTCATAACTCGCCTTGAGCTTCGTCAACCCTTCCCCATCTTTGGAAAAACGGAAGATAACGATCTTATTTCTCGCTGCCATGGGGGTGAATCCACCGGCCACGGTAATCCCTTGCAAAAGGGTGGTTTTGCTCTTTAGCGGAAACTTACCAGGTTTATTGACTTCCCCCAACACATAAATCTGATAGCTATTGACCTCCTTTACTAAGATCGAGATGGTTGGGTTCTCCATGTAAGCCCTGAGACCAACAGAAATCTCCTCAGTCAGCTGGACTGGGGTTTTTGCAACCGCCGATATATCTCCCAGTAACGGAAGGGAAATTCTGCCATCAGGCCGTACCTGAACTTGCTTAGAAAGATCTGCATTCTTCCAGACCGTAATTTCCAAAATATCCTCGGGGCCAATAATATACTCCGGCGTAACTATTAAGAGAGATTTGTCGGATGAGCTGATCGGGGATTTCGCAGAAGAAGGCCCTCCTCCTCTTTTGATATCCGCATCCTGAGGAACTGCCAGTACTGGATCGAGAAAGAAACTCGTACTTATTCCGACGATCACCAACAGAGTTTTAATACTTTGCATACGTGCAAACTCCTTTAGCGTAGACGGATTAACAAGAACGGCTAACACCGCCCATTTAGCGGCTAATTCCTGTCAAATCAAAACATGAACTTGAGGCCCACCAAGTACGGACCAACCCCTTTTCCAAAAGGGACTCGCCTTGCCCACCTTACTTCAGCCAACGTAGGCGTCTCAGCGACCGTAACTGGAGTTGGCACAAAAACCTTCAGCACCTGCGCCACAGGAGGAGCATGCTCCATCAATATGAGCATCCCCCCACTGCTGATATTCAAGGAAAGCGCTTTGCCTTCACGACCTAATAGAGCAGGTTCATCCGCAGGTCTAGTCATTTCATATGGGATAGGTCGCAGCATCGCCACTCGATCCCTATGACTTTCCCCACAATCGGTCATCGGCCATTCCCAGCTTATCTGTCCCACATCACGCCTCCCTTAGTAAGGATTGATTTCTTGGCTTCCCTATCCGCAATTTGAGGATTGGAATCTCCTGTAGCAGCTGACTCAACCTGCGCTACTCATACTCCAATCATACTGAACTATAGGGAAGGCCTCCGAGGCTAACAATACCGATGATGTAGGCCAATATTCTCTAATGTAGGTGTTGACTCCCCCTAAAGGGTTAGGTACTCTTTCTAGTATCGCTTCACTCGCTGCACTCTATCAGAGTTTATTCAATTGTCTAGCAATACTGCTGTGTCTGTCGTAAAGAGAATCCATGACTGAATCAACTCATCACGCCGATCAATCAGATGGCCTCGCCGACCAACGTGCTGGCTCAGGAATTGTTGTGTTAACGGCCGCTATGCAACTGCTCCACATGAACCGTCAAGCAACGGAGCTGGCTAAAAAAATCAACGCCGCGGAACAGGCAGGATCGGCCGCTCGATCAGCCCATGGTGTTCTGCCAACAGCCCTCACTGAACTCTGCGGGGAAATCATTAAGGCTCTCCATGTTCGGACCGAAGCAAAAGACTGGGAGCAATTTGAACTCAAGCGGGTGAGCGGAGATCCCAGCCAACCCATTTTACTCCGAGGATTTGGCCTGCCGG
This window of the Nitrospira lenta genome carries:
- a CDS encoding ABC transporter ATP-binding protein, with product MGNVAIRVEQLSKKYEIQIGKSRGESGLAERFTQGVQRMLRMKGAPTASSSRREEVWPIRDVSFEVEAGDVVGIIGRNGAGKSTLLKLLSRITEPTSGRAQMFGRVGTLLEVGTGFHPELTGRDNIYLSGIILGMKKAEIDRKFDEIVEFSGIDKYIDTPVKRYSSGMYVRLAFAVGAHLDPEILIVDEVLAVGDSQFQQKCMNKMHDIGEKGRTVIFVSHNMSAVARLCNKAIFLQGGRLVKQGPTHEIVGEYLYNSGALTGCREWLDPATAPQDDIVRMCAVRVRTEKGIVTDTVDIGEAVGVELEYEVLQPGHVLVPNFGFKSDEGESLFVSNDRDPTWLRRPRPAGRYSSTVWVPGHFFGEGTVIVGGGLVREAPFHEHCDYPEAVAFHVTESNEGITARGDYTGDIPGKIRPLLKWTTNCSSAGEAL
- a CDS encoding ABC transporter permease; protein product: MRHSSSLVVIEPNKSWFDLKLRSFWDYRELLYFLAWRDLKARYSQTVMGLAWAVVQPLFMMLVFTVVFSKIAQLPSDGIPYPLFAYAALVPWTYFAKSLDRSGFSVVAESNLITKIYFPRLIIPLSATLGGLLDFAIAFLLLVAMMLWFGVLPTWKLVTVPLFLALTVLASLSVSLWLSAFFVKYRDVAALIPLLTQVWMFGSPVAYSASMVPQGWVAFYNLNPMVGVIGGFRWALLGTPAPDPMFLAVNVVTISVSLLLGMAYFNRMANTFADVI
- a CDS encoding XrtA system polysaccharide deacetylase — protein: MSMLVEKPIHCLSFDVEEHFQVSAFWSDARRQEWDRYESRVERNTQLLAELLAKHGMKATFFILGWVAERHPELVKSLAAQGHEVASHGYGHELVTAQSPEQFRQDVRMAKNILEDLTGNSVVGYRAPSFSITSETEWALSILVEEGYQYDSSVYDRFHRTEKGTLPAEMFQIYTPAGAIWEVPPSTYKALGFQIPVAGGGYFRLFPYAVSRALLRRLESQGRTLIMYLHPWEIDPHQPRMDGPWLSQIRHYLNLGKTQARLSQLLADFNFGSIRDIVVSHREIRSVTYSSQSPVAIHE
- a CDS encoding TIGR03013 family XrtA/PEP-CTERM system glycosyltransferase, which produces MAIRSMNLTVPNSDRSRAEKLVILPVDHAPKAIFRVPGARRRILILGIGSLANNLCSVLVSRSRVFTDVIGFLSKESAQVGTELSGVKILGTMDQLLSVVERDRVDTIAVCLEDRRAVLPVQVLLDLKGMGVDIWDGNHLYEEESGRLSIDDLKPSAIIFSREFKRGIVVRTIKRSMDLLIAVVGLVVILPLLAVIGLFIKLDSPGPIFYRQVRVGLRAQPYMIWKFRSMFTDAEKAGARWTSERDPRISRVGWYLRKWRLDELPQLINVIHGEMSLVGPRPERPVFVQELRSVIPFYDLRHVVRPGITGWAQTQFRYGASAEDSHVKLQYDLYYVKYLSLRLDLRILIETIRVILRGEGAR
- a CDS encoding GumC family protein; this encodes MFTGLSTPEEYFRAIKNHKWLIVIPIVVCVCVAALVCYWLPKSYRSSTLLYFQEQKVRGVKGVDAPESGGDTQRPDVAMGTRIDALREVLYKRELLTQVAEEFHLYGYDKNNAAPALDNSVASRLRSLVTIEPQVGGLLKVSFADAEPTIAKAVTARLADLFVQENTKSRNAIAESSTEFLQHEMDSLKGQLESKELAIAHFKQSHLGQLPEQMDSNMRAIDRLEGEVSAQQEMEKTLSLRLESVDKALREYEDPSSDVSPKRAEKDPRLVKIRELERTLAGFRSMYKETYPDVARVKNELSQLQAMTTDEYVALYIEPESSEPDGPKRVKRKQIDPYKSELIKQREDIVREVDLVHRRQARIAEDIRKYESRIQGTTVHQQELMSIQRDYENLQKNYQSLLEKKLAVGMAGNLEQKHQGTQMRIIEPAGLPSWPEKPNLIIVMFGGLAVGCALGFGSAFGIEMLRRGFVSAEEIEVTLGVPVFATISHFQSAWPGGAKLTAETARRKDRLLALPGFRKEGLLVANGGSSVGRGQVSVGPELVAMWYPRSVVAEQYRVAATRIGLMAGQQESTVIVMSSALMGEGKTSTALNLAHVFARDLNKKTVLVDCDLKRPMVHAYAGMELSVGLSEVLLGEKQFEECLEYHEQLGVWILPAGIIQSGIAALTHVDRLSKLINSLREKFECIVLDAPPLLPVAESLLIVRMADVVAHVIRARTTPRDAVMSALKMVGQERALGVILNGVEEQDSPYSYYSYGNKIYEPHRAQLR
- a CDS encoding polysaccharide biosynthesis/export family protein, giving the protein MIVQIWEWVKTLTVAGVLIITVVVTEGCFQQNVQYPGMSLPPTEFLIGPEDVLLVTVWRNQELSKEVIVRPDGKISLPLIGDVMAAGLSAQVLSKHVADALAEFMSTPTVSVQVKEINSYHIFAVGEVGKPGKIPLKSFTSVVQGISYAGGFTTFASRNNVHVLRMVKNAQGETKQVMIPVPYLDIVQGKNLEANFILKAGDVIVVP
- a CDS encoding polysaccharide biosynthesis/export family protein, coding for MQSIKTLLVIVGISTSFFLDPVLAVPQDADIKRGGGPSSAKSPISSSDKSLLIVTPEYIIGPEDILEITVWKNADLSKQVQVRPDGRISLPLLGDISAVAKTPVQLTEEISVGLRAYMENPTISILVKEVNSYQIYVLGEVNKPGKFPLKSKTTLLQGITVAGGFTPMAARNKIVIFRFSKDGEGLTKLKASYDDIVVRDGSIQNMELKPGDQIVVPSETMVVLPSR
- a CDS encoding PilZ domain-containing protein; amino-acid sequence: MTDCGESHRDRVAMLRPIPYEMTRPADEPALLGREGKALSLNISSGGMLILMEHAPPVAQVLKVFVPTPVTVAETPTLAEVRWARRVPFGKGVGPYLVGLKFMF
- a CDS encoding helix-turn-helix transcriptional regulator — its product is MTESTHHADQSDGLADQRAGSGIVVLTAAMQLLHMNRQATELAKKINAAEQAGSAARSAHGVLPTALTELCGEIIKALHVRTEAKDWEQFELKRVSGDPSQPILLRGFGLPDRAGVEHARLVVTMEELGRRQSLNTDHAREKFQLTNREQAVVEHLAKGWTNKEIANALLITEQTVKEHIKHIMRKTTATTRTGILVQIFNS